Proteins from a genomic interval of Caulobacter sp. SL161:
- a CDS encoding indolepyruvate ferredoxin oxidoreductase family protein: MRHSEVTLDDKYVLEDGRAFITGVQALLRVLLDRKRLDRKAGLNTGGYLSGYRGSPLGGLDQQAARIKKLLTAHDVVFQEGLNEDLAATAVWGSQQANLFPGALYHGVFGMWYGKAPGVDRTGDVFKHANFAGTFPTGGVLAVAGDDHGCKSSTLPSQSEFAFQDFEMPVLSPADVQEVLDYGLLGISMSRFSGLWTGMIALADTMDSGVTIDVSLDRHQIVVPEFAFPPGGLGIRQKDQPMEKERRMRLHKIPAALAFARANNIDRVVLGASHVKVGKARLGIVCQGQAYKDVLEAFTAMGMTLQEAADLGVSIYKVGMPWPLEPLGLRAFAAGLETLMVIEHKRALIEPQARAALYDLPAQARPRVIGKTDEKGGPLLSELGSLSVAEIALAIYDRLPQGPHMERAQAYLNRVSAAGVAAVSLAADQARKPFFCSGCPHNTSTKLPEGSRALAGIGCHYMAGFNDPMTDLNTHMGGEGLTWVGAAPFTSEKHVFQNLGDGTYNHSGSLAIRGAVAAGTNITYKLLYNDAVAMTGGQRAESGFTPAQITRQLAAEGVKKTVIVVDDLERYQGVNDLAPGVEIFPRSDLMRVQEMLRETPGTTVLLYDQTCATEKRRRRKRGSMPKATQRVFINPLVCEGCGDCSVKSNCVSVEPLATEFGRKRKINQSSCNQDYSCVEGFCPSFITLEGAESAQSKKTPAALTAESTPLPEFEPLTGVRKILFTGVGGTGVTTVASIMAMAAHIDGRAGSVVDMTGLAQKGGSVFSHVKIGETEETIVGGRVPAASADVLIACDLLVAASPEGLSLYAKDRTRAFGNSDFAPTADFVTSRDVRFDSGAMARRVKGATKTFDACPAQRLAETQFGDAIYANMIMVGFAWQRGVIPLSSRAVYRAIKLNGVDAEANLQAFELGRRVAHDPSSLTVKDDTTPTPETMPLDALIAHRAEQLTAYQNAAYAQRYADKVAKVRSAETAVSGEDGALPLTRAAAVNLYKLMAYKDEYEVARLYTDGRFAAELAGTFKGGKAKVWLAPPLLAPKGPDGKPKKIAFGGWMLDLAFPMMAKMKGLRGTALDIFGKTEERRMERGLIASYETGLDRLAAGLSPESLPLAVKIAEIPQQIRGFGHVKEASVKVAKAAEEKLWGQWG, translated from the coding sequence ATGCGGCACTCAGAAGTCACTCTCGACGACAAATATGTGCTCGAAGATGGTCGCGCCTTCATCACTGGGGTGCAGGCCCTGCTTCGCGTCCTGCTGGATCGCAAGCGCCTTGACCGCAAGGCGGGGTTGAACACCGGTGGCTATTTGTCGGGCTATCGCGGGTCGCCCCTGGGCGGGCTCGACCAGCAGGCCGCACGCATCAAGAAGCTTCTCACCGCGCATGATGTCGTCTTCCAGGAAGGCCTGAACGAAGACCTCGCGGCGACCGCCGTGTGGGGCAGCCAGCAGGCAAACCTGTTCCCGGGCGCGCTTTATCACGGCGTGTTCGGCATGTGGTACGGCAAGGCGCCGGGCGTCGACCGCACCGGCGACGTGTTCAAGCACGCCAATTTCGCCGGGACCTTCCCGACCGGCGGCGTCCTGGCGGTTGCGGGCGATGACCACGGCTGCAAGAGCTCGACCCTCCCGTCGCAATCGGAATTCGCCTTCCAGGACTTCGAGATGCCGGTGCTGTCGCCGGCCGACGTCCAGGAGGTGCTCGACTACGGCCTGCTCGGCATCTCGATGTCGCGGTTCTCGGGCCTGTGGACGGGCATGATCGCCCTGGCCGACACCATGGACTCGGGCGTGACCATCGACGTCTCTCTGGACCGCCACCAGATCGTGGTTCCAGAGTTCGCGTTCCCGCCGGGTGGCCTGGGCATCCGCCAAAAGGACCAGCCGATGGAGAAGGAGCGGCGCATGCGGCTCCACAAGATCCCGGCGGCCCTGGCCTTCGCCCGCGCCAACAACATCGACCGCGTGGTCCTGGGCGCCTCGCACGTCAAGGTCGGCAAGGCCCGCCTGGGCATCGTCTGCCAGGGTCAGGCCTACAAGGACGTGCTGGAGGCCTTCACGGCCATGGGCATGACCCTGCAGGAAGCCGCTGACCTCGGCGTCTCGATCTACAAGGTCGGCATGCCCTGGCCGCTGGAGCCCTTGGGCCTGCGCGCCTTCGCCGCCGGCCTCGAGACCCTGATGGTCATCGAGCACAAGCGCGCGCTGATCGAGCCGCAAGCTCGGGCCGCGCTCTATGATCTTCCCGCACAGGCTCGGCCCCGCGTCATCGGCAAGACCGATGAGAAGGGCGGCCCGCTGCTGTCGGAGCTGGGCTCGCTGTCCGTGGCCGAAATCGCGCTGGCCATCTATGACCGCCTGCCCCAGGGGCCGCACATGGAGCGGGCGCAAGCTTATCTGAACCGCGTCTCGGCCGCCGGCGTCGCCGCCGTCAGCCTTGCCGCCGACCAGGCCCGCAAGCCGTTCTTCTGCTCGGGTTGCCCGCACAACACCTCGACCAAGCTGCCCGAGGGCAGCCGCGCCCTGGCCGGCATCGGCTGCCACTATATGGCCGGGTTCAACGACCCGATGACCGACCTCAACACCCACATGGGCGGCGAGGGCCTGACCTGGGTGGGCGCCGCGCCGTTCACCAGCGAGAAGCACGTCTTCCAGAACCTGGGCGACGGCACCTACAACCACTCGGGTTCCTTGGCCATTCGCGGCGCCGTCGCGGCCGGGACCAACATCACCTACAAGCTGCTCTATAATGACGCTGTCGCCATGACCGGCGGCCAGCGCGCCGAGAGCGGCTTCACCCCCGCCCAGATCACCCGCCAGCTGGCGGCCGAGGGCGTCAAGAAGACCGTCATCGTCGTCGATGACCTGGAGCGCTACCAGGGCGTCAACGACCTGGCGCCGGGCGTTGAGATCTTCCCCCGGTCGGACCTGATGCGCGTGCAGGAGATGCTGCGCGAGACGCCTGGCACGACGGTGCTGCTCTACGATCAGACCTGCGCCACCGAAAAGCGCCGCCGTCGAAAGCGGGGCTCGATGCCGAAGGCCACCCAGCGGGTCTTCATCAATCCGCTGGTCTGCGAAGGCTGCGGCGACTGCTCGGTGAAGTCCAACTGCGTGTCGGTCGAGCCCCTGGCCACCGAGTTTGGCCGCAAGCGCAAGATCAACCAGTCGTCCTGCAATCAGGACTACAGCTGCGTCGAAGGCTTCTGCCCCTCGTTCATCACCCTGGAAGGGGCCGAAAGCGCTCAGTCCAAGAAGACCCCGGCGGCCCTGACCGCCGAGTCGACGCCGCTGCCCGAGTTCGAGCCGCTGACGGGCGTGCGCAAGATCCTGTTCACGGGCGTGGGCGGGACCGGTGTCACCACGGTCGCCTCGATCATGGCCATGGCCGCCCATATCGACGGCCGCGCCGGCAGTGTGGTCGACATGACGGGTCTGGCCCAGAAGGGCGGCTCGGTGTTCAGCCACGTCAAGATCGGCGAGACCGAAGAGACGATCGTCGGCGGTCGCGTGCCGGCGGCCAGCGCCGATGTGCTGATCGCCTGCGATCTTCTCGTCGCCGCCAGCCCCGAGGGCTTGTCGCTCTACGCCAAGGACCGCACGCGCGCCTTCGGCAACAGCGACTTCGCTCCCACGGCCGACTTCGTCACCAGCCGTGACGTGCGGTTCGACAGCGGGGCCATGGCGCGTCGCGTGAAGGGCGCCACCAAGACCTTCGACGCCTGCCCGGCCCAGCGCCTGGCCGAGACGCAGTTCGGCGACGCCATCTACGCCAACATGATCATGGTGGGCTTCGCCTGGCAGCGTGGGGTGATCCCGCTGTCCAGCCGCGCGGTCTATCGCGCGATCAAGCTGAACGGCGTCGACGCCGAAGCCAACCTGCAGGCCTTCGAGCTGGGCCGCCGCGTGGCCCATGACCCGTCCAGCCTGACGGTGAAGGACGACACGACCCCGACGCCCGAGACCATGCCGCTGGACGCTCTGATCGCCCACCGCGCGGAACAGCTGACGGCTTATCAGAACGCCGCCTACGCCCAGCGCTATGCGGACAAGGTGGCCAAGGTCCGCAGCGCTGAAACCGCCGTGTCGGGCGAGGACGGCGCCCTGCCGCTGACCCGCGCGGCGGCGGTGAACCTCTACAAGCTGATGGCCTACAAGGACGAGTACGAGGTTGCTCGTCTGTATACGGACGGTCGTTTCGCGGCCGAGCTGGCCGGGACCTTCAAGGGCGGCAAGGCCAAGGTCTGGCTGGCCCCGCCGCTGCTGGCCCCCAAGGGGCCGGACGGCAAGCCCAAGAAGATCGCCTTCGGCGGCTGGATGCTGGATCTCGCCTTCCCGATGATGGCGAAAATGAAGGGCCTGCGCGGCACGGCGCTCGACATCTTCGGAAAGACCGAGGAGCGCCGCATGGAGCGCGGGCTGATTGCTTCGTATGAGACCGGTCTAGACCGTCTGGCGGCGGGGCTTTCGCCGGAGAGCCTGCCGCTGGCGGTCAAGATCGCCGAGATACCCCAGCAGATCCGCGGCTTCGGCCACGTGAAGGAAGCCTCAGTCAAGGTCGCCAAGGCGGCGGAGGAGAAGCTCTGGGGGCAGTGGGGGTAG
- a CDS encoding Lrp/AsnC family transcriptional regulator, which produces MSEQLDAVDAKILDLIQHDAGLSVAEIAERVGLSSSPCWRRIKRLEDAGVIQRRVTILDREKLGLGFEVYCTVKLSLPTKENLDTFEQAVGKWAEVVQCATVTGAADYEMRIVTRDMRAFDEFLRDKLLSLGLVSNIESRIVIRGVKNSTAVPLGLVSPYVSPLG; this is translated from the coding sequence TTGTCCGAACAACTCGACGCCGTGGATGCCAAGATTCTGGATCTCATCCAACACGACGCCGGACTGTCCGTCGCGGAGATCGCCGAACGCGTAGGTCTGTCGTCCAGCCCGTGCTGGCGCCGGATCAAGCGCCTGGAAGACGCCGGCGTCATCCAGCGTCGGGTCACGATCCTCGACCGCGAGAAGCTGGGCCTGGGCTTTGAGGTGTACTGCACCGTGAAGCTCTCGCTGCCGACCAAGGAAAACCTCGACACCTTCGAACAGGCCGTCGGCAAGTGGGCCGAGGTCGTGCAGTGCGCCACCGTGACCGGCGCGGCGGACTATGAGATGCGCATCGTCACCCGCGACATGCGCGCCTTCGACGAGTTCCTGCGCGACAAGCTGCTGTCGTTGGGCCTGGTCTCGAACATCGAAAGCCGCATCGTCATCCGCGGCGTCAAGAACTCGACCGCCGTGCCGCTGGGCCTGGTCAGCCCCTATGTCAGCCCGCTGGGCTAA
- a CDS encoding SMP-30/gluconolactonase/LRE family protein produces the protein MQAFFRLRREAATAVRTGDASLARTKITEALALMPTHPGVLLSAARLTARQDPAAAVELLHRYASLGLILDITTDEALSPLAQRLDFAPVAERLAANRKPIGQLAPIASLGGAPLAESVAYDPKRKRLLISQVHGRKILAIGADGTASDFIPTADDLWSVFGIVAEPKSRTLWALTSAADQARDLAPTAKGSNALLRIDLDTGEIMARYGAPFDGAKRQLGDLTVATDGTVYASNSLGGEIWRLRPGGQDLDLLVRSDEIGSAQGLAVSPDGSALMVADYPSGLHRIDLTTAEVTPVALPTDLSLTGADGVLRDGQTLIVVQNGVTPQRVLRLSISRDGRRVTRGEVIAANLPDLDEPTGGVMHGRHFIFVARSQWSDFGPNGQPREGLSPAKVMSLRIAP, from the coding sequence TTGCAGGCCTTCTTTCGACTACGCAGAGAGGCCGCCACCGCCGTTCGCACCGGTGACGCCAGCTTGGCCCGGACGAAGATCACCGAAGCCCTTGCCCTGATGCCGACACATCCGGGCGTACTGCTGAGCGCTGCGCGACTGACTGCGCGGCAGGATCCGGCGGCCGCGGTAGAACTGCTCCATCGCTATGCGAGCCTTGGCCTCATCCTGGATATCACAACCGACGAAGCGCTTTCGCCTCTGGCCCAGCGCCTCGACTTCGCGCCCGTCGCCGAACGGCTGGCCGCCAACCGCAAGCCCATCGGCCAACTGGCGCCCATCGCAAGCCTCGGCGGCGCGCCGTTGGCCGAGAGCGTCGCCTATGACCCAAAACGCAAGCGGCTACTGATCAGCCAGGTCCATGGCCGCAAGATCTTGGCCATCGGCGCCGACGGAACAGCCTCGGACTTCATCCCCACCGCCGACGACCTCTGGTCGGTGTTCGGGATCGTGGCCGAGCCGAAATCCCGCACGCTATGGGCCCTGACCTCGGCGGCCGATCAGGCCCGGGATCTTGCGCCCACGGCCAAGGGCTCCAACGCCCTGCTGCGTATCGACCTCGACACCGGCGAGATCATGGCCCGCTACGGCGCGCCTTTCGACGGCGCCAAGCGCCAGCTTGGCGACTTGACCGTGGCGACCGACGGAACCGTCTACGCGTCCAATAGCTTGGGCGGCGAAATCTGGCGGCTTAGGCCAGGGGGTCAGGACCTCGACCTACTGGTCCGTTCCGACGAGATCGGCTCGGCCCAGGGCCTAGCGGTCTCGCCTGATGGCTCCGCGTTGATGGTCGCCGACTATCCCAGCGGCCTGCATCGGATTGACTTGACCACTGCGGAGGTCACACCGGTCGCGCTGCCGACTGATCTGTCCCTGACCGGCGCCGACGGCGTTCTGCGCGACGGTCAGACACTGATCGTCGTCCAGAACGGCGTCACACCCCAGCGCGTCCTGCGACTCTCAATCTCTCGGGACGGCCGCAGGGTTACGCGCGGCGAGGTCATAGCCGCCAATCTGCCCGACTTGGACGAGCCCACGGGCGGCGTCATGCACGGTCGCCACTTCATCTTCGTCGCCCGCAGTCAGTGGAGCGACTTCGGCCCGAACGGCCAGCCGCGCGAGGGGCTTTCCCCCGCCAAGGTTATGTCCTTGCGCATCGCGCCCTGA
- a CDS encoding pirin family protein — protein MIDLVFDARRKELGNFEVGRVLPFHAHRMVGPFTFLDHMGPAAFDPGFAKSADVRPHPHIGLSTLTYLFEGEITHRDSVGSLAVIKPHEVNWMTAGSGITHSERFEGLREHGGRMDGMQAWVALPTEFEEIDPSFTHHEGPAELPYYENGGLKARLIAGEAFGAKSSVPVFSPLFYVHWELEPGVTAALPAEYPERAAYIAAGRVEVDGRELAEAQMAVFAPGETVVFKALERSTVMLLGGEPVGPRFIEWNFVSSSKDRIEQAKADWKAGRMKLPDLDHDEFIPLPA, from the coding sequence ATGATCGACCTCGTCTTCGACGCCCGCCGCAAGGAACTCGGCAACTTCGAGGTCGGGCGTGTGCTCCCGTTCCACGCCCATCGGATGGTGGGTCCCTTCACGTTCCTCGATCACATGGGCCCGGCGGCCTTCGACCCGGGCTTCGCCAAAAGCGCCGATGTGCGCCCGCACCCGCATATCGGGCTGTCGACCCTGACCTATCTGTTCGAGGGCGAGATCACCCACCGCGACAGCGTCGGCTCGCTGGCCGTGATCAAGCCGCATGAGGTCAACTGGATGACCGCCGGCTCGGGCATCACCCACTCCGAACGCTTCGAGGGCCTGCGCGAGCACGGCGGGCGCATGGACGGCATGCAGGCCTGGGTGGCCCTGCCGACCGAGTTCGAGGAGATCGACCCCAGCTTCACACACCACGAAGGTCCCGCCGAACTGCCCTACTACGAGAACGGTGGGCTGAAGGCGCGACTGATCGCCGGCGAGGCGTTCGGGGCGAAATCGAGCGTGCCGGTGTTCTCGCCGCTCTTTTATGTGCACTGGGAACTGGAGCCCGGCGTCACCGCCGCCCTGCCGGCAGAGTATCCTGAGCGCGCCGCCTATATCGCCGCCGGCCGCGTGGAGGTAGATGGCCGCGAGTTGGCCGAAGCCCAGATGGCGGTCTTCGCGCCAGGGGAGACGGTGGTGTTCAAGGCCCTCGAACGCTCGACCGTCATGCTGCTGGGCGGCGAGCCCGTCGGCCCGCGCTTCATCGAGTGGAACTTCGTCTCCTCGTCCAAGGACCGCATCGAGCAGGCCAAGGCCGACTGGAAGGCCGGCCGCATGAAGTTGCCCGACCTCGACCACGACGAGTTCATACCGCTGCCGGCCTAG
- a CDS encoding amidohydrolase family protein encodes MPVTMLVAGFLAFAVPAWASDPIIDMHLHASAADEQGPPPLAMCAPINPMPTWDQRQPWTTGLIAMFKAPKCADPIWSPTTDDEIRDKTLAIMAKRNIIGVVSGPYKRVMAWRALAPDRVLPGLMPTMSDLSKPKVLLDDFGKAKAAGQLAVIGELGFQYEGIAPNDPRLENLWAAAEAADVPVAIHIGPGPPGVAYLPGAGYRARLSSPLLLEDVLVKHPKLRINVMHAGYPMLDDTLALLYAHPQVYVDTGVIVYSQPRPAFYRYLQALVDAGFGERVMFGSDQMVWPETIERSIAVIEEAPFLSAQQKRDILYNNAARFLRLDEATQAKHRAM; translated from the coding sequence ATGCCCGTGACGATGCTTGTGGCTGGTTTTCTGGCCTTCGCGGTGCCGGCGTGGGCGAGTGACCCGATCATCGACATGCACCTGCACGCCTCGGCCGCCGACGAGCAGGGGCCGCCGCCGTTGGCCATGTGCGCGCCGATCAATCCGATGCCGACCTGGGATCAGCGCCAGCCCTGGACCACCGGCCTGATCGCCATGTTCAAGGCGCCCAAATGCGCCGATCCGATCTGGTCGCCCACCACCGACGACGAGATCCGTGACAAGACCCTGGCGATCATGGCCAAGCGCAACATCATCGGTGTGGTCAGCGGACCCTACAAGCGGGTCATGGCCTGGCGCGCTTTGGCCCCCGACCGTGTCCTGCCGGGTCTGATGCCGACCATGTCCGATCTGTCCAAGCCCAAGGTGCTGCTGGACGATTTCGGCAAGGCCAAGGCCGCCGGCCAGCTGGCGGTGATCGGCGAGTTAGGCTTCCAGTACGAGGGGATCGCGCCCAACGATCCGCGGCTGGAGAACCTGTGGGCCGCCGCCGAGGCTGCCGACGTGCCCGTCGCGATCCATATCGGCCCCGGCCCGCCCGGCGTGGCCTATCTGCCGGGGGCCGGCTATCGCGCCCGGCTGAGCAGCCCGCTCTTGCTGGAGGACGTGCTGGTCAAGCATCCCAAGCTGCGGATCAACGTGATGCACGCGGGCTATCCGATGCTGGATGACACCCTGGCGCTGCTCTACGCCCATCCGCAGGTCTATGTGGACACCGGCGTCATCGTCTACTCGCAGCCGCGCCCGGCCTTCTACCGCTACCTGCAGGCGCTGGTCGATGCGGGCTTCGGCGAGCGGGTGATGTTCGGCTCGGACCAGATGGTCTGGCCCGAGACGATCGAACGGTCGATCGCGGTGATCGAAGAGGCGCCGTTCCTCTCCGCCCAGCAGAAGCGAGACATCCTCTATAACAACGCCGCCAGGTTCCTGCGCCTGGATGAGGCGACCCAGGCCAAACATCGAGCGATGTAA
- a CDS encoding adenosine deaminase yields MTDASLAPIAFAEFVRGLPKAELHMHIEGSLEPELMFELAQRNGITLPFASVEEIRAAYDFSNLQDFLDIYYQGAGVLITEADFKDLALAYFRRLAADGGTHAEIFFDPQTHTDRGIAFDTVMNGLLAGMDEAEKTLGVTSKLILCFLRHLSEEAAFETLEQAKPWLNKLAGVGLDSSEVGHPPAKFARVLQASRDLGLKVVAHAGEEGPPAYVWEAIDLVKVDRIDHGNRALEDETLTARLVKDGITLTVCPLSNLKLCGVPSLDVHPLKRMLDLGLKATVNSDDPAYFGGYLLENYLATAGAVGLTREDIVTLARNSFAGSFLTDAEKAERIAAVEAYAAAH; encoded by the coding sequence ATGACCGACGCTTCCCTCGCCCCCATCGCCTTCGCCGAGTTTGTCAGGGGCCTGCCCAAGGCCGAGCTCCACATGCATATCGAGGGCAGCCTGGAACCCGAGCTGATGTTCGAGCTGGCCCAGCGCAACGGGATCACCCTGCCCTTCGCGTCAGTCGAGGAAATCCGCGCGGCCTACGACTTCTCGAACCTGCAGGACTTCCTGGACATCTACTACCAGGGCGCGGGCGTGCTGATCACCGAAGCCGACTTCAAGGACCTGGCGCTCGCCTACTTCCGGCGCCTGGCGGCCGACGGTGGGACCCATGCCGAGATCTTTTTTGATCCGCAGACCCACACCGATCGCGGGATCGCCTTCGACACGGTGATGAACGGCCTGCTGGCCGGGATGGACGAGGCCGAGAAGACGCTGGGCGTCACCTCCAAGCTGATCCTGTGCTTCCTGCGCCACCTCTCCGAAGAGGCCGCGTTCGAGACGCTGGAGCAGGCCAAGCCCTGGCTGAACAAGCTGGCGGGCGTGGGCCTGGACAGCTCCGAGGTTGGCCACCCGCCGGCCAAGTTCGCCCGGGTTCTTCAGGCCTCGCGGGACCTGGGCTTGAAGGTCGTCGCCCACGCCGGCGAGGAAGGCCCGCCGGCCTATGTCTGGGAGGCCATCGACCTCGTAAAGGTCGACCGCATCGACCACGGCAACCGCGCGCTGGAGGACGAGACCTTGACCGCGCGCCTCGTGAAAGACGGGATCACCCTGACGGTCTGCCCGCTCTCGAACCTGAAGCTGTGCGGCGTGCCCAGCCTGGACGTTCACCCGCTCAAGCGGATGCTGGACCTGGGCCTGAAGGCGACCGTCAACTCCGACGATCCGGCCTATTTCGGCGGCTATCTGCTGGAAAACTACCTGGCCACCGCCGGCGCCGTGGGCCTGACCCGCGAGGACATCGTCACCCTGGCCAGGAACAGCTTCGCCGGCTCGTTCCTGACCGACGCCGAAAAGGCCGAACGGATCGCGGCGGTCGAGGCCTACGCGGCCGCGCACTGA
- a CDS encoding magnesium and cobalt transport protein CorA has translation MSLIAATAYKAGQPVRVLDLSSPEDLVPREGEFVWIGLAEPDETELRRLQSAFGLHPLAVEDALHARQTPKVEVYGDQLFVVAKTAHLEGDRIAYGETDFFVGRQHLITVRHGSARAHTELRAQLEAAPVQLAHGVDYVLHAVLDFIVDGYMPIVDQIEEELQGIEQRALDAFLSRAEITRIFALRRSLMRFKKMLGPMAQMAGALEHHDLPCIDSEVRMYFRDVHDHVQRTEILVDGLREVLTSVFEIASLLEQQRQGVITRQLAAWAAILAVPTAIAGIYGMNFEHMPELKWQYGYYGVIGAIVVVCGLLYRRFKKAGWL, from the coding sequence ATGAGCCTGATCGCCGCCACCGCCTACAAGGCCGGACAGCCGGTCCGCGTCCTGGACCTGTCCTCGCCCGAGGACCTGGTTCCGCGCGAGGGCGAATTTGTCTGGATCGGCCTGGCCGAGCCCGACGAGACCGAACTGCGCCGCCTGCAATCGGCTTTTGGCCTGCACCCACTGGCGGTCGAGGACGCGCTGCACGCCCGCCAGACCCCCAAGGTCGAGGTCTATGGCGACCAGTTGTTCGTGGTGGCCAAGACCGCGCACCTGGAGGGTGACCGCATCGCCTATGGCGAAACCGACTTCTTCGTCGGCCGCCAGCACCTGATCACCGTCCGCCACGGCAGCGCCCGGGCCCACACCGAGCTGCGCGCCCAACTGGAGGCGGCGCCGGTCCAACTGGCCCACGGGGTCGACTATGTGCTGCACGCGGTGCTGGACTTCATCGTCGACGGCTACATGCCGATCGTCGACCAGATCGAGGAAGAGCTGCAGGGCATCGAGCAGCGGGCGCTGGACGCCTTCCTCAGCCGGGCGGAGATCACCCGCATCTTCGCCCTGCGCCGCTCGCTGATGCGGTTCAAGAAGATGCTGGGCCCGATGGCCCAGATGGCCGGCGCGTTGGAGCATCACGACCTGCCCTGCATCGACAGCGAGGTGCGGATGTACTTCCGCGATGTCCATGACCACGTGCAGCGCACCGAGATCCTGGTCGACGGCCTGCGCGAGGTGCTGACCTCGGTGTTCGAAATCGCCAGCCTGCTGGAACAGCAGCGCCAGGGGGTGATCACCCGCCAGCTGGCCGCCTGGGCCGCGATCCTGGCGGTGCCCACCGCGATCGCCGGGATTTACGGCATGAACTTCGAGCACATGCCCGAGCTGAAGTGGCAGTACGGCTACTACGGCGTGATCGGCGCCATCGTCGTGGTCTGCGGCCTGCTGTACCGGCGCTTCAAGAAGGCGGGCTGGCTTTAG
- a CDS encoding DUF2199 domain-containing protein has protein sequence MAKASSEPLSLDWGFGLPDEVFALPEAELDVQVRYDDDLCQWGDRYFIRCILPVPLKGQDDYFGWGAWAEVEAEVFQRYLDLYEEDGREEPPHPAKLANRLAPYPGTTLGTRLLIQFQTPDERPTLTLLEGDKSRLAEEQRDGIDAARHHEIIAVCEAA, from the coding sequence ATGGCCAAGGCCTCCTCTGAGCCGCTTTCCCTGGACTGGGGCTTTGGACTCCCCGACGAGGTCTTCGCCTTGCCGGAGGCTGAGCTGGATGTGCAGGTCCGCTACGACGACGACCTCTGCCAGTGGGGCGATCGCTACTTCATCCGCTGCATTCTGCCAGTGCCGCTGAAGGGCCAGGACGACTACTTCGGCTGGGGCGCCTGGGCCGAGGTCGAGGCCGAGGTATTCCAGCGCTATCTCGACCTCTATGAAGAAGACGGCCGCGAGGAGCCGCCGCATCCGGCGAAGCTGGCCAACCGGCTCGCGCCCTATCCCGGCACGACCCTGGGCACGCGCCTGCTGATCCAGTTCCAGACCCCCGACGAGCGCCCGACCCTCACGCTGCTGGAGGGCGACAAGAGCCGCCTGGCGGAAGAGCAGCGCGACGGGATCGACGCCGCGCGGCATCATGAGATTATTGCCGTCTGCGAGGCCGCCTAA
- a CDS encoding DegT/DnrJ/EryC1/StrS aminotransferase family protein gives MRPKPVAAPINALADLAREAKALVRAPGAPIDFDAVAQALGAAGHTSDLEQRLTARFVRPVAARAFAARVEATAATLKALGVREGGVCVVSALADPETLAGVAAAGLKAWLVDVDPFSAMFDTDHLRERLPEAPGPLEAIVPAAAHGRAPDMRAWAAFRDETGLPILVDAHGAFDVIIEAPVPVLVGLPSGQGVFLVCEDAIPVNTVEAAPFAGEDGLAAWPGLRQRLCGTAQQLRVLLLDSGVGFQPGWGMSWISPVCALSLPTDDAGAVAWKLQAAGVPASCSVRDRTLAADETPNADHLAASTVVVTLDPNLDIEGLDRLCDALRAALG, from the coding sequence ATGCGCCCGAAGCCCGTCGCCGCTCCGATCAATGCTCTCGCCGACCTGGCGCGTGAGGCGAAAGCCCTTGTCCGCGCGCCAGGCGCGCCGATCGATTTCGATGCGGTCGCCCAGGCGCTGGGCGCAGCGGGCCATACGTCTGATCTCGAGCAGCGCCTGACCGCCCGCTTTGTCCGTCCGGTCGCTGCGCGCGCCTTCGCCGCGCGGGTCGAGGCCACGGCTGCGACGCTGAAGGCTCTGGGCGTGCGCGAGGGTGGTGTCTGCGTGGTCTCGGCTCTGGCCGATCCGGAGACCCTGGCCGGCGTCGCCGCCGCTGGGCTCAAGGCGTGGCTCGTCGATGTCGACCCGTTCAGCGCCATGTTCGACACCGACCATCTGCGCGAGCGTCTGCCCGAGGCGCCGGGACCGCTGGAGGCCATCGTGCCGGCGGCGGCCCACGGCCGCGCGCCCGACATGCGCGCCTGGGCCGCCTTCCGCGACGAGACGGGGCTGCCGATCCTGGTCGACGCTCACGGCGCGTTCGACGTGATCATCGAAGCCCCGGTGCCGGTGCTGGTGGGGCTGCCCAGCGGGCAGGGCGTGTTCCTCGTCTGCGAGGACGCTATTCCCGTCAACACCGTCGAGGCCGCCCCCTTCGCGGGCGAAGACGGTCTCGCCGCCTGGCCGGGCCTGCGTCAGCGCCTTTGTGGCACGGCCCAGCAGTTGCGCGTTCTGCTGCTCGACAGCGGCGTCGGTTTTCAGCCCGGCTGGGGCATGAGCTGGATTTCGCCGGTTTGCGCGCTCAGCCTGCCGACCGACGACGCCGGCGCTGTGGCCTGGAAGCTCCAGGCGGCCGGCGTGCCCGCCAGCTGTTCGGTCCGAGACCGCACGCTCGCCGCCGACGAAACCCCCAACGCCGATCACCTGGCGGCCTCGACCGTGGTGGTGACCCTGGACCCGAACCTCGACATCGAGGGCCTCGACCGCCTCTGCGACGCGCTGCGCGCGGCGCTGGGGTAG